In one window of Erythrolamprus reginae isolate rEryReg1 chromosome 1, rEryReg1.hap1, whole genome shotgun sequence DNA:
- the LOC139156226 gene encoding trafficking regulator of GLUT4 1, with product MAINADAKLEKALAGSPPPPAASSSSSQETELLLRSGPSSPKPCRAAEDGEAAAAVGAAAMEPNGHGLLYRAGSEGPLEATSLSPSRLSLGRASSIGTASNLPEVGRSPDYLPLAIFSCFCPIWPVNILALIFSIMSRNSNLQGDVDGAQRLGRVARFLSILSIVLGSVIIIICSVNAAEEVVTAVSLESFKAG from the exons ATGGCCATCAACGCGGACGCGAAGCTGGAGAAGGCGCTGGCCGGCTCcccgccgccgcccgccgcctcctcctcttcctcgcagGAGACGGAGCTGCTGCTGCGGAGCGGCCCCTCGTCCCCCAAGCCCTGCCGGGCCGCCGAGGACGGGGAGGCGGCGGCTGCCGTCGGGGCGGCGGCGATGGAGCCCAACGGGCACGGCCTCCTTTACCGGGCCGGTTCGGAGGGCCCGCTGGAAGCCACCTCGCTCTCCCCGTCTCGGCTCAGCCTGGGGCGCGCCTCGTCCATCGGCACCGCCTCCAACCTGCCCGAAGTCGGCCGCTCGCCGGACTATCTGCCGCTGGCCATCTTCTCTTGCTTCTGCCCCATCTGGCCGGTCAACATCCTGGCTTTGATCTTCTCTATCATG TCCAGGAACAGCAACCTCCAAGGGGATGTGGATGGAGCCCAGCGCCTGGGCCGCGTGGCCAGGTTCCTCAGCATCCTGTCCATCGTTCTGGGttctgtcatcatcatcatctgttcTGTCAACGCTGCAG aagaggtcgtgacagctgtcagcctggagagcttcaaggcaggatga